CTCCGACGATAGAGAAAACCTCCCCTTTGTCCATGGAGAAGCTGACCTTATTGACCGCCTTCACGACCCTCTCCCTCTTGACCAGTCGGCCCCTCTCGAAAACTAACTTGCTTAGAAAATCGGTGTTAAGGTCGAACCGTTGTTCCAGGTCTGTTACCTCCAGAAGGCGGCTCATCTAAAGGACCTCCTCTCTAAAGGGAAAATGACAGGCCACCTGGTGGTTCTGGGACATATGAATAACCTCCGGTTCCTGGACGTGACAAATCTCTTTGGCCCTGGTGCATCTAGGGGCGAACTTACAGCCCTTTGGCAGGTCGAACATATTAGGGACTATGCCCTTTATGGTCTCCAGCCTGTTTTTGTCCCTCTCAAGGTCGGGGATCGAGCCTATGAGACCCTTCGTGTAGGGATGGGCGCTTACGTCTATTACGTCCCTTGTGGGGCCGCTCTCGACCACCTTGCCGCAGTACATGACGTTTATCCTGTCCGCCATCTCGGACACAACGGCCAGGTCGTGGGTCACCAGTATAAGGGACCTTCCCTTTCCTCTGACCAGCTCCGCCATAAGCCTCAGTATCTGGGCCTGGATCGTCACGTCCAGGGCGGTTGTGGGCTCGTCGGCTATTATCAGCTTA
The genomic region above belongs to Dethiosulfovibrio salsuginis and contains:
- a CDS encoding ABC transporter ATP-binding protein; the encoded protein is MATSYPSPHQFSGGMRQRVVIAIALAADPKLIIADEPTTALDVTIQAQILRLMAELVRGKGRSLILVTHDLAVVSEMADRINVMYCGKVVESGPTRDVIDVSAHPYTKGLIGSIPDLERDKNRLETIKGIVPNMFDLPKGCKFAPRCTRAKEICHVQEPEVIHMSQNHQVACHFPFREEVL